The window CGTCGGACCGTACATCGCGAAGGTGGCCGAGGACCTCGCGGCGCGTGGCTACGTCGTGGCCGCGCCCGACCTGTTCTGGCGGCTGCACCCGGGCTGGGTGGGCGAGCACACCCCCGAGGGCACCGCCGCCGCGATCGAGCTGGCCGGCAGCTTCGACCTGCCGCAGGGTGTGGCCGACTGCGTGCTCACCCTGGCCCATCTCGGCGAACTGCCCGAGGTGACGGGCGGGCTGGGGGTGCTCGGGTTCTGCCTGGGCGGGTCGGTGGCGTACATGCTGGCCACCCAGGCCCGCACGGCCGCCGTGCTGTCCTTCTACGGTTCGGCCGTGCCGGAGGCGACAGGGCTCATGGAGCGCATCGACACGCCGCTGCTGCTCGTCTTCGGCGGGAGCGATCCGTACATCCCGCGCGAGCAGGTGGCCGCGGTGGAGAGCGCCGCGGCGGGCCGGGCCGACGTGCGGGTGCACGTGGAGGAGGAGGCGGGGCACGCCTTCCACAACAGCGAGTCGCCGATGTTCCACCAGCCGGAGCCGGCCGCCCGGGCGTGGGAGGTGGCCACCGCGTTCCTGCACCACCACCTTCCCACCCGCTGACCACCCGCTGCCCACCCATCGCCGGCCACACCGGACGCCCCTGCCTGCCCACCCCCGCCCTGCCATCGGCTCGGCACCCCCCCACCGGGCGGCAGGGGGCCCTATCCGTGGGGCCACCTTCCCGTACCCCCGGGCCGCCGCCATCATGATCCGGTGACGCAAACCTGGGAGCTATGGGGAAATGTCGTCATCGCAGGCGTCCTCGCACTCCCCCTGGCGGCCGCGGCGGTGTTCCTGCTCGCCCGCCGCCGCGCCCGTGCCGGGCACCCCGCTCCCGCCCGCACCGCGCTCGCCGACGTCGGCGTCGTGACCGGCACGCTGCCCTGGGTCTGGATGATCCTCACCCCGTCGAGCGGTCGGACAGGAGTCGGTCTCGTGCCGTTCACCGACCTCGCCACGCTCGTTCACGCGCCATGGCAGACCGTGTTCGTGCAGGTGGGCGGCAACCTCCTGGTGTTCGCGGCGCTCGGCGCGCTGCTGCCGGTACGCAGTGCGCGCCTCGCCTCTCCGGCCCGTGTCGCGGCCCTCGCCTGCCTGGCCTCGGTCACGGTGGAGACCCTCCAGTACGCCCTGCG is drawn from Nonomuraea muscovyensis and contains these coding sequences:
- a CDS encoding dienelactone hydrolase family protein; the encoded protein is MQQRIDHVTAHDGSFDVHLWLPDGGSGPGILLIQEIYGVGPYIAKVAEDLAARGYVVAAPDLFWRLHPGWVGEHTPEGTAAAIELAGSFDLPQGVADCVLTLAHLGELPEVTGGLGVLGFCLGGSVAYMLATQARTAAVLSFYGSAVPEATGLMERIDTPLLLVFGGSDPYIPREQVAAVESAAAGRADVRVHVEEEAGHAFHNSESPMFHQPEPAARAWEVATAFLHHHLPTR
- a CDS encoding VanZ family protein, which codes for MTQTWELWGNVVIAGVLALPLAAAAVFLLARRRARAGHPAPARTALADVGVVTGTLPWVWMILTPSSGRTGVGLVPFTDLATLVHAPWQTVFVQVGGNLLVFAALGALLPVRSARLASPARVAALACLASVTVETLQYALRLGRHSSVDDVLVNTLGAVLAALVTRRWWAGRIPARPVPR